From the Oscillospiraceae bacterium genome, the window TTTGCTTGCGAAACAACTCGATCAACTCGCGCATAAATACGACATGGACATCATCCTCGACCCTCAGACGACAGACCTTCGACTGATCGCCGGGAACACCTCGGAAAAAATTCACGTTTATGCGCAGCACATGGACGCAATCAAGCCGGGACGGGGAATGGGCACGATCTTGCCCGAAGCGGTAAAAGCAACCGGTGCCAAAGGCGTTATGCTCAATCACGCCGAACATAAACTGACGCTGCCTGAAATTGAAGCCGCGATAAAACGTGCGGACGAAGCAGGACTTGCCACAATGGTCTGTGCCGACACCGAGGCTGAAATCCGCGCCGTCGCAAAGCTTGAGCCGAACATCATCGTCGCCGAGCCGAGCGAGCTGATCGGAACCGGAATCGCGGTGGGGCACGAGTATGTTGAGGCCTGTATTAACCTTGTCGCGGAAATTAATCCCGAAATCCTCGTGTTTCCGTCGGCAGGAATTGCATGCGGCCGGGACTGCTATAACATCATCCGGGACGGCGCCGTTGCCTCGGGTTCGAGCAGCGGAATCTGCCGCGCCGCCGATCCTGCTGCGATGGCCGAGGAAATGATTTCGGCGGTGCGAAGAGCGTGGGATGAGTTTCATTAATTATCAATATGGATCAGCTTCCGTTTGAGTAAAGATGCCGCCTGCGGCGGACGATTAAGGGTAAGCCCGGAAAAGATAAGGAGATATGGACAGAATGAAACTCGGCTGGGCGGAGGAGGATATCACTCCGAAGAAGAAAATCCGTCTGATGGGGGAATTTTATGAGAGAATCTCGCAGTATGTCGAGACTCCCATTTCGGTGACGGCACTTGCGCTCGAGTGTTCGGGAGAACAGGCCGTCTTTTGCTCCTGTGACCTCGTAGCCATTTACGAGCCGCTTTTACTCGCCGTGAGAGAAAAGCTCACTAAGTCAGGCGCGGCCGGTCTCGGTCTTGATATCGGGAAAGTAATGCTGAACGCCATCCACACCCATACCTCCTACACTTACGTCCAAGAGGACTCGGGGTCCGGCTCGGCTCTGTCGGTTCTCCATAGCCTCGTCCCGCGGATGAAAGACGATTATAAGCCGCTTGTCGATGCGGATGAGCGTGAAATTATGCAGCCGGATGAAGCTCTCGGCTTTATCTCGGACCGCATAACCGAAGCGGTGCTCCGCGCCTGGCGCGAGAGGAAGCCCGGATATTTTGCATGCGGTTTCGGCCGCGTTCCCATTGCCCACTGCCGCCGTGCGGTGTACGATGACGGTTCGGCCCTTATGTGGGGCGATACAAACACGCCGAATTTCACGGAACTTGAGTCGGGCAGCGACACCGGTCTGGAGTTGATGTTTACTTTCGACGAAGAAAAAAAGCTGACCGGCATCGTTGCCAACACCGCCTGCCCGGCGCAGGTGCTCGAGCACCGTAGTTTCGTCAGCTCCGATTTTTGGGGCAAAACAAAAGCCCTGCTGCGCAATCAGTACGGCAAGGACATAAACCTGCTGGCTTTCGTCGGAGCCGCCGGCGACCAGTGCCCG encodes:
- a CDS encoding triose-phosphate isomerase yields the protein MLKNYKISTPFFEFGPKAYLYGDRLLLLAKQLDQLAHKYDMDIILDPQTTDLRLIAGNTSEKIHVYAQHMDAIKPGRGMGTILPEAVKATGAKGVMLNHAEHKLTLPEIEAAIKRADEAGLATMVCADTEAEIRAVAKLEPNIIVAEPSELIGTGIAVGHEYVEACINLVAEINPEILVFPSAGIACGRDCYNIIRDGAVASGSSSGICRAADPAAMAEEMISAVRRAWDEFH